In Pseudomonas grandcourensis, the DNA window GGACACCTGCGTCCGGAAGACATCACGCCTGATCTGCTGCAGACCTGCCTGGCCACGGGCGACCTGCCGCTGCCGGACCTGTGTATCCGCACCGGTGGCGAGCACCGCATCAGCAATTTTCTGCTCTGGCAGCTGGCCTATGCCGAGCTGTATTTCTCCGACCTGTTCTGGCCGGACTTCAAACACGATGCCATGCGCAATGCGCTGGCCGATTACGCTTCCCGCCAGCGCCGCTTCGGTAAAACGAGCGAGCAGGTCGAGGCTGGAGCCCGGGTTTAATGCTTAAACAACGAATCATCACCGCACTGATCCTGCTACCGATTGCCCTGTGCGGGTTTTTCCTGCTTGAAGGTTCCGGTTTTGCACTGTTCATTGGGCTGGTCGTGACCCTTGGTGCCTGGGAATGGGCGCGCCTGGCGGGTTTCGCCGGTCAAGCGTTCCGCGTCGGCTATGCTGCAGTGGTCGCTTTGGCGCTGTTCCTCATGTACATCCTGCCCGGTCTCGCGCCTTGGGTATTGGGCGCTTCAGTGCTGTGGTGGGCTGTGGCGACGTATCTGGTGCTGACCTATCCGCGTTCGAGCGAGCATTGGTCCACTGCGGCGACCAAGCTGGTTATCGGTCTGTTGATTCTCTTGCCGGCCTGGCAAGGCCTGGTGCAGATCAAGCAATACCCGTTGGGTAACTGGCTGATCATGGCGGTGATGGTGCTGGTCTGGGGTGCCGATATTGGCGCCTACTTCTCCGGTCGTGCTTTCGGCAAGCGCAAGCTCGCACCGCAGGTCAGTCCAGGCAAAAGCTGGGAAGGCGTGTACGGTGGTCTGGCGCTGAGTCTGGTGATTACCACAATCGTTGCTCTGATACGCGACTGGACGGTGGCCGAATTGTTCAAAGGGTTGATCGGTGCCGCGCTGATCGTGTTCGTTTCGGTGGTGGGAGATCTGACTGAAAGCATGTTCAAGCGTCAATCCGGGATCAAGGACAGCAGCAATCTGCTTCCAGGTCACGGCGGCGTGCTGGATCGTATCGACAGCCTGACGGCAGCGATTCCGGTGTTTGCGGTGCTGCTGTGGATGGCGGCCCCATGAGCCGCCCGCAACAGATTACCGTTCTGGGTGCGACCGGCTCGATTGGCCTGAGTACGCTCGACGTCATTGCTCGTCACCCCGATCGATATCAGGTCTTTGCCTTGAGTGGCTTCACCCGTCTGAGTGAGTTGCTGGCGCTCTGCGTGCGCCATGTGCCGCGATTTGCCGTGGTGCCTGAAGTCGCAGCTGCCCGCACCCTGCAGGATGATTTGCGCGCGGCAGGTCTTTCGACCCGTGTTCTGGTGGGGGAGGACGGTTTGTGTCAGGTCGCTTCCGATCCGGAAGTCGATGCGGTCATGGCGGCCATCGTCGGTGCAGCAGGATTGCGTCCGACACTGGCGGCGGTCGAGGCGGGCAAGAAGATCCTCCTGGCCAATAAAGAAGCGCTGGTCATGTCCGGCGCGCTGTTCATGCAGGCCGTGCGCAAGAGCGGTTCGGTGTTGTTGCCGATCGATAGCGAGCACAACGCCATTTTCCAGTGCATGCCGCTGGATTATGCCCGTGGCCTTGAGGCGGTCGGCGTACGCCGGATTTTGCTGACGGCTTCCGGCGGTCCGTTCCGGCAGACGCCAATGGCCGAACTGGCGCATGTTTCTCCCGATCAGGCGTGTGCTCACCCGAACTGGTCCATGGGGCGAAAAATCTCCGTTGACTCGGCCAGCATGATGAACAAGGGCCTTGAGTTGATCGAAGCCTGCTGGCTGTTCGATGCCAGGCCTTCGCAGGTCGAGGTGGTGATTCACCCACAAAGTGTGATCCATTCGCTGGTCGACTACGTCGATGGTTCTGTCCTGGCGCAGCTGGGTAATCCGGACATGCGCACGCCCATCGCCAATGCCCTGGCGTGGCCTGAGCGGATCGATTCGGGTGTGGCGCCGCTGGATCTGTTTGCCATTGCGCGGCTGGACTTCCAGGCGCCCGATGAAGAGCGTTTCCCTTGCCTGCGTCTGGCCCGTCAGGCTGCCGAAGCGGGTAACAGCGCGCCCGCCATGCTCAATGCGGCGAACGAAGTGGCGGTGGCGGCATTTCTCGACGAACGGGTTCGTTACCCGGAAATCGCGAGTATCATCGAGGAAGTACTGAATCTGGAGCCCGTAGTGGCCGTGGATGATCTCGATGCAGTGTTCACGGCAGACGCGAAAGCGCGATTGCTGGCCGGACAATGGTTGAGTCGTCACGGGCGGTAAGTGCTGCGGATAGTTGGCCCAGGCAGCAGCGGATAGGATTGCGGAGAAAGTAGATGAGCGCGCTCTATATGATTGTCGGCACCCTGGTCGCACTGGGTGTGCTGGTTACCTTCCACGAGTTCGGCCATTTTTGGGTCGCGCGTCGCTGTGGGGTCAAAGTGCTGCGCTTCTCCGTAGGCTTCGGCATGCCCTTGCTGCGCTGGCACGACAAGCAGGGCACCGAATTTGTCGTCGCCGCCATCCCGTTGGGCGGCTACGTCAAAATGCTCGACGAGCGCGAAGGTGAAGTACCGCTCGATCAGCTCGATCAAGCCTTCAATCGTAAATCCGTTCGTCAGCGCGTTGCCATCGTAGCGGCGGGGCCGATTGCCAACTTCCTGCTGGCATTCGCGT includes these proteins:
- a CDS encoding phosphatidate cytidylyltransferase codes for the protein MLKQRIITALILLPIALCGFFLLEGSGFALFIGLVVTLGAWEWARLAGFAGQAFRVGYAAVVALALFLMYILPGLAPWVLGASVLWWAVATYLVLTYPRSSEHWSTAATKLVIGLLILLPAWQGLVQIKQYPLGNWLIMAVMVLVWGADIGAYFSGRAFGKRKLAPQVSPGKSWEGVYGGLALSLVITTIVALIRDWTVAELFKGLIGAALIVFVSVVGDLTESMFKRQSGIKDSSNLLPGHGGVLDRIDSLTAAIPVFAVLLWMAAP
- the ispC gene encoding 1-deoxy-D-xylulose-5-phosphate reductoisomerase gives rise to the protein MSRPQQITVLGATGSIGLSTLDVIARHPDRYQVFALSGFTRLSELLALCVRHVPRFAVVPEVAAARTLQDDLRAAGLSTRVLVGEDGLCQVASDPEVDAVMAAIVGAAGLRPTLAAVEAGKKILLANKEALVMSGALFMQAVRKSGSVLLPIDSEHNAIFQCMPLDYARGLEAVGVRRILLTASGGPFRQTPMAELAHVSPDQACAHPNWSMGRKISVDSASMMNKGLELIEACWLFDARPSQVEVVIHPQSVIHSLVDYVDGSVLAQLGNPDMRTPIANALAWPERIDSGVAPLDLFAIARLDFQAPDEERFPCLRLARQAAEAGNSAPAMLNAANEVAVAAFLDERVRYPEIASIIEEVLNLEPVVAVDDLDAVFTADAKARLLAGQWLSRHGR